TCAGAGTTCAAGCACCCTTACATGACTGCTTCTGAAGAAAATAAGCGTGTTGGAATTATTATAATTTCAAGTGATAGAGGTTTGTGTGGAGGCCTTAATACAAATCTATTTAGAAGTCTTCTAAAAGATATCGCGGCTTGGCAATCAGATAAGGTTGATGTTGAGCTTTGTACAATTGGTAAAAAAGCTACCTCATTCTTCAAGAACACTGGATTAACAATCAACTCTGTACTCACGGATTTAGGGGATACGCCTCATTTTGATGACCTTTTAGGTGCAATTAAGGTAATGTTGGACCGCTATGATGCTGGTGAGATTGACCAGATTATGATTGCTTACAATAGATTTGCAAGCACTATGTCACAAGTCCCGACTGTTAAGCAAATTGTTCCAATGGAGGTTACTGAAGAAGAAAGTATGGACCACTACTGGGACTATATTTATGAGCCAGATGCAGAGAGTGCGCTAAGCGCATTATTGGTTCGTTATATTGAAGCGTTAGTTTATCAAGGAATTGTAGAAAATATTGCTTGTGAGCAATCTTCAAGGATGATAGCAATGCACAGTGCTACAGAAAATGCTGGAGATATGATTAACGATCTTCAATTGATTTATAACAAGGCAAGACAGGCTGCTATTACTCAGGAAATTTCTGAGATTGTAGCGGGTGCTGCGGCTGTTTAAAGATTTAAAATAAGGAAAAGCAAATGAGTATAGGCAAAATTACACAAATTATTGGCGCTGTTATCGATGTCGAATTTCCATCTGACGCAATACCTAAGGTATATAACGCACTTCATGTTACTAAAGCGAACCTTACTTTAGAGGTTCAGCAACAGCTTGGCGATAATGTCGTTAGAGCTATTGCAATGGGAGGTTCTGAAGGACTCCAGCGAGGTTTAGAAGTGACTAATACTGGTAAAGCTATTACCGTCCCTGTTGGTACAAAAACTCTTGGTCGTATTATGAATGTACTTGGTGAGCCAATTGATAATGCTGGTGAAATTGGTCAAGAAGCAGATTGGGAAATTCACCGCTCAGCCCCTGCATATGATGAATTAGCACCTGCTACTGAATTACTAGAAACAGGTATTAAAGTGATTGATTTAGTTTGCCCTTTTGCAAAAGGTGGAAAGGTTGGATTGTTTGGCGGTGCTGGTGTAGGTAAAACAGTTAACATGATGGAGCTTATTCGTAACATTGCGATTGAGCACTCAGGATATTCTGTATTTGCTGGCGTTGGTGAGCGAACGCGTGAAGGTAATGATTTCTATCATGAGATGAAAGATTCAAACGTACTAGATAAAGTATCGTTAGTCTACGGTCAGATGAATGAGCCTCCAGGAAATAGACTTCGTGTTGCTTTAACTGGCCTCACGATGGCTGAATATTTTCGTGATGAAGGTCGCGACGTTTTACTATTTATTGATAATATTTATCGTTATACTCTTGCAGGAACTGAAGTTTCAGCCCTATTAGGACGTATGCCTTCTGCGGTTGGTTATCAGCCAACACTTGCTTCAGAAATGGGTGCCCTTCAAGAAAGGATTACTTCTACAAAAACAGGCTCTATTACCTCTATTCAAGCAGTATATGTTCCTGCGGATGACTTAACAGATCCATCTCCAGCTACAACATTTGCTCACTTGGATGCCACGGTAGTTCTATCTCGTCAAGTCGCAGAGCTAGGTATTTATCCAGCGGTAGATCCTCTTGATTCAACTTCACGTCAACTTGACCCCTTAATTGTTGGGCAAGAGCACTATGATGTTGCGCGTGGAGTGCAAGGTGTTCTTCAGCGTTACAAGGAGCTGAAAGATATTATTGCTATCCTTGGTATGGATGAGTTATCTGAAGAAGATAAGCAGACTGTATCTCGTGCCCGTAAGATTCAAAAATTCCTTTCACAGCCTTTCTTTGTTGCAGAAGTCTTTACCGGTTCACCGGGTAAGTATGTTTCATTAAAGGATACGATTTCTGGATTTAAAGCTATCTTAGATGGAGAGCATGATGCTATTCCTGAGCAAGCTTTTTATATGACAGGCTCTATTCAAGAAGTTAAAGAAAAGGCATCGGAGACAGCATAAATGTCAGTAATACATGTTGATGTAGTTAGTGCAACTGAGGAAATATACTCAGGAGAGGCGAAGTGTGTTTTTGCGCCAGCTTCAATGGGCGAGATTGGTGTTTATCCAATGCATGTTCCACTAATTAGCACGCTCAAACCTGGTGAGGTGAGGGTTGAAACAGAGAGTGGCATGGAGTCAATCTTTGTCTCAGGAGGGATTATTGAGGTTCAGCCTGGTACGGTTACAATCTTCTCTGACACTGCTATTCGTGCAAATGATTTAGATGAGTCCAAAGCACTTGAGGCAAAACAAAGAGCTGAAGAAGCTATGTCTAATTCTCAAGGCGATCAGGATGTAACAACTACTCAAGCTGCATTGGCAGATGCAATGGCTCAGCTTCAAATGATCACTAAGATGAGAAGTAAAAAGCGTTAAGACTCGCTAAATAAAATAGACTTAAAGTTAACAATCTTATTATCTAGTACTTCAACGCCTTCTTTATGAAGGCGTTTTATTTTCACGTTAATATCATCTGCAAAACCACCTATTTCTCCATTCGACTTCACCACTCTGTGACAAGGTACTTTAGGCGCAAAAGGGTTTTTATTCATGGCGCTTCCAACAGCTCGATGAGCTTTTGGCCTTCCTATCATCTCCGCAAGACCAGCGTATGAAATCACTTTACCAGGCGGAACTTTTTCGAGTGCTTTATAACATTCTGATTGAAATGGAGTCATTTTAAAAATGACTGCATTAGGTCATCATATTTATTTTGTGATTTTAATAAAAAATCACAAACCTCTCTAACAGCTCCAGAGCCTCCAGCCTTTTCTGTGACCATCAATGCATTTTCTTTTACAAAAGAGTGAGCATTTGCAACAGCAATAGGTAAAGCAACTTTTGACATAGCTGGCAGGTCGATGACATCATCTCCTACAAAGGCTGACTCATTGAGATCGATAGATAGTTTGTCTGATAGTTCTTTTAAAGCAACGCCTTTATCTTTAATCCCATGATAATAATTTTTGATACCAAGGGTGTTTAGCCTATGAGCAACAGACTTGGTACTTCTTGCAGTAATGATTGCAACTTCAACGCCAGATAATTCTAATAACTTGATCCCACAACCATCTTGTGAATCAAATTTTTTATGTTCAGTGCCATTGTCATCAAAATATATCCCCCCATCAGTTAGAACCCCATCTACATCTAAGATTAATAGTTTGATGTTCTTGGCAATACTGCTAGCTTTTTTATTACCATTCATAAATTAGTAGTTATCCATTAATTTTTTTATTGATATATACTTGTTGTGCAATTGACAGCACGTTATTGGTAACCCAATATAATACTAGTCCTGAAGGGAACCAAAGGAAGAAAACAGTAAATACAACCGGAAGCATCTGCATTATTCTTGCCTGGATTGGATCTGCAGGAGGCGGATTAAGCCTTTGCTGGAACCACATTGATGCGCCCATAATAAGTGGCAAGATAAAGAAAGGATCTTTAGCCGCTAAATCTGGCAAGTACAAGAATGGTGTTTGGCGGAGCTCCACCATTTCAATAAGGACCCAGTAAATTGATATAAATACAGGGATTTGAACTAGGATTGGTAGACAACCCGCAGCAGGATTGATTTTTTCTGTTCTGTATAGCTCCATTGTCTTTTTGCCAATTTTCTGTTTATCACCCTCATATGTTTCTTTGATTTTTTGAAGTCTTGGCGCAAGTTTTTTCATTCCTGCCATCGAGCGAAATGATTTCTCCGAAAGCTTATAGAAAGCAAGTTTTATAGCTAAAGTAACTAGAATTATTGAAATAGCCCAGTTTTGAACAAAACTATAGATCCAGTGCAAGAAAACTGATAAAGGCTTAGCAACTATAAATAGAAAGCCATAGTCAACAGTCTTGTCAAGGCCTGGAGCTAACTGTTCAAGTCGAACATGTTCTTTAGGGCCGATATAGAGTTGGTTTTTCCCAATATTGGTAGTAGTGCCTGCTGCAATACTTACACCTGGGTTTACTGTTGTTAGTAAATAGTTATTTCTGCTTGATTTGGTTGAGAAGGTATGCTTTTCTTTTTCATTGGGAATCCAGGCAGTAAAAAAGTAGTGCTGAATCATAGCAGCCCATCCACCAACTGATACCATTTTAGGGGTAGAATCAAAGTCCTCAAAGTCAATTTTTTCAAAAATTTCCTCATCGTTGTAGACTGCACCACCATTAAAGTTTTGCATGCCCATCATGAAATTACCAGATTTTTGAGGAGTACCATGAGCTAGTTGTGTATAGCTACTTACTACTTGATCAGAAGAACTATTATTACTAATCTCATAGTCTACTTCAATAATGTAGCTGTTTGGTTTGAAGCGGAAGTTTTTAGTAACACTAAGACCATTGCTTCCTGTCCACTTTAGCGGGACAACTAATTCATTGCCGCCTTGTAAGAAATAATCTTGCCTTTCAGAGAAATATTCATCTTGATGAGTAGGCATTTGCTCTGCTGGAATTAATCCACTCTGCGCATGAAAAATATTGTCTGGAGAGTTGCTAAGCAACTGAAATTTGTCTTCTGAGTTTAGAGAGTTTGGATATTCATTTAGGTAGGCACTAATTATTGTTCCACCCTTATGAGAAATTTGAACTGTTAAAAGATCTGTAACAACAGTTGTATACGCACTATTAATATTTGACTCGCTTACTGATGGAGTTGAGTCATCAGATATTGAAACCTCAGCAACAGGAACGTCACTTGCAAGAGGAATATCAGTCTTTTCGCTTAATGAGCTATTATCAATCAGTTGAGTTTGGGATATTACATTACCATTTGCATCAGTCGATTGAGTGAGCTCCCACTTGTCCCAAAGAAGAAAGACTGTTAAAAAAATTGCTATAAAGAGAAAGAGTTTTTGAGTATTCATAGAGTATTAAATTTTTTAAATTATTTTTTTGGGACTGGGTCAAAGCTAGCTTCAGACCATGGATGGCATTTACTTATTCTTTTTGCTCCAAGAGCCACACCTTTTATCGCACCATGATATTTGATAGCATCAAACGTATATTCAGAGCATGTTGGAATATGACGACAATTATTTCCTAGAATAGGACTAACTAGCCATTGATAAATCTTAATAAGAGGTAGAAGCAAATATTTCATTGAGTTTTTGCCTTCGTTTTAGCATTTTTCATAAGAGTAATCAAATCTAAGGTTAATTCACTATTGTTTTTAGACTTAGATTTTTTAGCCATTACAACAAAGTCTAGGTGGTCTAAATTATCTTGATTTTTTCTAAAAGTTTCACGAGCAAGACGTTTAAATAGGTTTCTGTCAACAGCCCTTTTATATTCTTTTTTGGATATGGCAAGGCCCAGTCTTGAGAAACCATTACCAGAGTCATTAGCAACTATTTTCCAGAACTTACTTTGGGAGTGAAAGCCTTTTTTGAAAACGTGAGCGAACTCTTTTGCATTTGTAATACGCACACTATGAGCGAGCGAGCTGGACATTTATTTATGCTGCTAAGCGCTTACGCCCTTTTTTTCTTCGTGCACTTAATATGGCACGGCCTGATCGAGTTTTCATTCTGGCTCTAAAGCCATGATTACGTTTGCGTTTTAGTACGCTGGGTTGGAAAGTTCTTTTCATAATCTATGTATGCCAACAAAAAGTTTGCAATTTTACCATACTTGATTTGATTCAGTAAGCCTGATAAATAAGAGTTTCTTTGCTATTCATAGCTAGATTAAGCCCACTCTTTGTAAAGATGTGGATAATGAAAGGTAACAAATAATTAGTTACTTAAATTTTGTATACACTTTATAACTTGTATAGAGGTTGAAAAAAGGGATTGTTGCCCACAAGTAATACCAAAAGAAAGACACCTTTAAGTTTCTAATATTGGGTCTTAAAATAATTATTAAGTAAATATCTGTAAATTCGATGAGGCCTTATGACTAATAATATTCTTGATGTGCTCACCTTTATGTTTGATTTTTTGTTTGAGTCGGCTGAGCAAGACTCGACGCAAGAGTTGGATGATGATCTATTAAAAACTCATCTTTCTGAGGCAGGATTTGATTCGGATCGAATTGAAAAAGCTTTAGTTTGGCTTGAGAATATTGCCGCACTTCAAGATGGAAAAATTGCAAGTTTCAATACAGTGCATAATTCCATGAGAATCTACAATGATCTAGAAAAAACAAAACTAGATTCTAGAGCCAGAGGATTCATAATGTTTATGGAAAATATGGGCCAACTCAATGCGAGCCAAAGAGAAATAGTTATTGATCAAGTAATGTCCCTAGAGGACTCCAAATTAAGTATTGATGACTTGAAATGGGTGGTTATGATGGTTATCGGAAATAGTGCTGAATCTGCTGTTCCGTCACAATGGATTGAATCTATTGTGTTTTATGATGATAACCCTACCCTTCAGTAGGTCTTCTTATGTCAAAAAATCTTGTTATTGTCGAATCACCGGCGAAAGCAAAAACAATTGAAAAGTTCTTAGGCGCAGACTATGTTGTTAAGTCAAGCATAGGTCATATTCGAGACATGCCAAAGAAAGATATGGGTGTCAATATAGAGAATGACTTCCAGCCAACCTACGCTATCAGTGCGGATAAGAAAAAAGTAGTTGCTGATCTTAAAAAATCCGCTAAGACTGCTGAGAAAATTTATCTTGCAACTGATGAGGACAGAGAGGGAGAGGCCATTGCATGGCATTTGCAACAAGCGCTTTCCTTAGCTGAGGATACTCCAAGGATTGTTTTTCATGAGATAACCAAGGGTGCTATTACCGATGCAATTAGCAACCCAAGGACAATAAATACTGATCTTGTTAATGCGCAGCAAGCCAGGCGCATTATTGACAGACTTGTTGGCTTTGAAATCTCACCAGTGCTATGGCGTAAAATTTCTGGAGCACGCTCTGCTGGCAGAGTTCAGTCTCCAGTTGTGAGATTGGTGGTTGAGCGTGAACGTGAAATCTCTGCACACTCTCCTGTTAGCACTTATAAAGTTAAAGCAAACCTTGTAAACAAGACTAGTCAAAGCCTTGAGGTAAAGCTAGGCAAAGACTTTGACTCCAGAGAAGAGGCGCTTGCTTTTGCAGAGGCTCTTTTGAAGTCAACGTTAATTGTTGAGTCTATTGATACTAAGCCTTCTAAAAGGTCACCTAAAGCGCCATTTATTACTTCTACATTACAACAAGAGGCATCTCAAAAGCTTGGATTTTCTGTCAAGCAAACTATGTCAATTGCGCAAAACTTATATCGTGAAGGCGCAATCACATACATGAGAACTGACTCGTTAAATTTATCTGAAGTGGCAATTTCAGCGGCCCAAGATGAAATTATTTCTAAATATGGCAAGGATTTTCATCAGGCCAGAAGATATAAGACAAGTTCCACTGGTGCTCAAGAGGCGCATGAAGCAATCAGACCAACGGATCTAACTAAGCCAACTATTTTGGGTTTAGATGATCAGTCAGCAAAATTGTATTCTTTAATTTATAAACGGACATTGGCGTCTCAAATGAGTGATGCCCAGTTACAAAAAACTAAAATCAATATTAGTATCTCGGAAAGAAGTGAAAACTTTATTGCAGATGGTGAGATTCTCTCTTTTGCTGGATTTCTTGAGGTTTATGATTACATTGCTGCTGAAGATAAATTGTTGCCTGAGGTGTCTAAGGGTGATGAGCTCACTCTCATGGATATGAGTTCTAGAGAGTCATTCTCTAGAGCAAAACCAAGATACACTGAAGCCTCATTAGTTAAAGAGATTGAGCAAATGGGGATTGGAAGACCGTCTACATTTGCAACAATGATTACAACAGTTCAAGATAGAAATTATGTTGTCAAAGATACTAGAGAAGGTGCTCAACGAGAGTACCAAATGATAGAAATTGCAGATGGTGTTATCTCACAATTGACGCAAACTGAGAATACTGGAGCTGAAAAAAATAAGTTATTCCCAACAAATGTAGCCTACCTCTTAGTTGATTTTTTGGTTAAAAACTTTAGAAATATTATTGGGTATGAGTTTACAGCTAATCTTGAAAGTGACTTTGACCTTATTGCTGAAGAATCCAAGCCATGGGCAGGCGTAATTCGAAATTTTTATGAACCCTTTCATGAGCAAATAGAGCTTGCTAAGGATATTTCGCGAGATGAAACCCATGGAAAGAGGGACTTAGGAGAAGATCCAGTTTCTGGTAAGCCAGTAAGTGTGCGATTCGGTCGATATGGTGCTTATGCTCAGATTGGCACTCAAGATGATGAGGAAAAACCAACTTTTGCTTCACTTAGAACAGGGCAAGACATTGAAAATATATCACTTGATGAAGCAATAGAGCTTTTCAAAATGCCTCGAACTGTTGGAGAGACAGATGGTGGTGAAGTAATTAAGGCTAATTATGGACGTTTTGGTCCATATATTCAATATGGAAAAAAGTATGTCTCTTTGAAAGAGGTCTCACCAGAAGAGGTTTCTTTAGAGACTGCATTAGAGCTTATTGCTGCAAAAGAAAAATTCGATGCTGAAAGAATAATAAAGGTATTTGAAGACTCTGAAATTCAGGTTTTGAATGGTCGTTTTGGTCCATATATTTGGAATGGTAAAAAGCGAGGTAAAGGTCAAAAAAATGTCACTGTTCAAAAAGTTTTTGGTGACAAAGAGCCAGCAGACTTATCCCTTGAGGAGTGCAAAAAAGCTATAGAGGGAAAAATTAAAGCCAAAAAAGCTAAAGCAAAAAAATCCAAAAAGAAAGCGCCTGCCAAAAAAAAAGCTTCTAGTTAAATTTTAAGTTCATTCTTTAATTGTATTCATTACATAGCGAGGCTATGAGAAAATCATTCTTTTAAAGAAATTGATTTAGTTAATGACTAAGGTAAAAATTTGTGGATTTACTGAGCCTAATAATGCCAGAGATGCTGCCTTAGCCGGCGTTGATGCAATCGGCCTGGTTTTTTATGATAAATCTCCACGAAATGTAGATATCCATTCTGCTCAAAAAATAATTGAAGCGCTTCCTCCTTTCATAAATAGAGTGGGTTTATTTGTTAATGCTAACCCCAGCTTTATTGATGAGATTCTTTGTGAGGTGCCTCTTGATACTCTTCAGTTTCATGGTGATGAAAGTGTTCTTGATTGTGCCCAATATCAAATGCCATTTATCAAGTCTTTACGCGTAAAACCAGACACTAATGTTAAAGAAATAGCTGAAAATTTTTCATCAGCTAGCGCACTCCTTTTAGATTCTTTCAGTCCTTCAAGTTATGGAGGAACCGGTGAGTCTTTTGATTGGTCATTGGCGCGTGTCAAAATATCATTGCCAATTATTTTGGCTGGTGGCTTAACTGTTGACAATGTAGCCGATGCAATTAAACAAGTAAATCCATATGCAGTTGATGCTTCAAGTGGCGTGGAAAGTGCACCAGGAGTTAAGGATATTGATAAAATAGAAGCTTTTATCAGACATACCAATTCATGAGCTATAACCTTCCTGACGAAAAAGGTCATTTTGATCAATACGGTGGAATCTTTGTTGCCGAAACTCTGATGACAGCAGTCACAGAGTTAAAAGAGGCCTATGAGAAATTTAAAGATGATCCAGACTTCCTTAAAGAGTTTGAGGATGACCTTAAACACTATGTTGGACGTAAAACGCCACTCTACTTCGCAGAAAACCTGACTAAAAAGATTGGTGGTGCAAAAATTTATCTGAAGCGTGAGGACTTAAATCATACTGGTGCTCATAAAATTAATAATACAATTGGACAAGCGCTTCTTGCCAAGCGCATGGGTAAAACTAGAATTATTGCTGAGACAGGTGCTGGTCAGCATGGCGTAGCTTCGGCAACTATTGCAGCCAGACTGGGTCTTGAGTGTGTTGTATATATGGGCGAAGTTGATGTTGTTAGACAAGTCCAGAATGTATATCGTATGAAGCTCCTTGGTGCGACTGTCGTTCCTGTATCCTCAGGATCAAAGACTCTTAAAGATGCTTTGAATGAGGCAATGCGAGACTGGGTAACTAACATTGATGACACTTACTATATTATTGGAACGGTAGCTGGACCACACCCCTATCCTATGTTAGTAAGGGACTTTCAGAGCGTCATTGGTAAAGAAGCTAAAGAGCAATTTGATGATCAGGTTGGCGGTCTTCCAGATGCTGTTATTGCCTGTGTTGGCGGTGGTTCAAATGCAATAGGCCTGTTCTATCCATTTATTGAGGATACCTCAGTGAAAATTATCGGCGTTGAGGCTGGTGGTCGTGGAATTGACTTAGGACCTGATGCACATGCGGCTCCATTGACTGCAGGAAGCGTAGGTGTTTTGCATGGAAACAGAACATACTTGATGGAAAATGATGATGGTCAAATTATTGAGGGACACTCAATTTCAGCGGGTCTTGATTATCCAGGAGTTGGTCCTGAGCATGCCTACCTTAAAGATATTGGAAGAGCAGAGTATGTTGCTATTACTGATAAAGAGGCATTAGAAGCATTTCATTTATTGACTGAGGTGGAAGGTATTATTCCTGCTCTTGAGCCATCACATGCAATTGCATATGCTGTAAAACTCGCCAAAGAGTGGTCTAGTGATAAATCTATTATCATTAACCTCTCAGGAAGAGGTGATAAGGATATGCAAACCATTGCTGAAGTTGAAGGCATTGAATTTTAGACAAATTTAATATTTACTAATAACGAATCTCTAATTCTCTTATACTGTTTACTTTAAAGTTAGTGTTGGGGGAGTCATGGAAGAGAGTCAACAAATTAGTAGAGAACGATCAGTCATATTTTCGATCTACCTAGTTGCTGTTTTTCTTAATGCATTTGTAGATTTAGGTCACAAAATAATCATTCAGAATACCATCTTTATGATTTATGGTGAGCAGCAGCAAATTATTTTGACTGCCATCGTTAATGCCATGATTCTAGTTCCTTTTATTCTTCTCTTTACTTTGTCAGGCCATCTTTCTGATAAATTCGCCAAGACAAGTGTAATGCGTTTTAGCGCCTTTTCAGCTGTCATAATTACCTTAGGCATTACATACTGTTATTACAATGGTTTATATAAAACTGCATTTGGTTTCACTCTACTTCTTGCTACGCAAAGCGCAATATATTCTCCTGCAAAAATGGGTTATATTAAAGAATGTCTGAGTAAGGCTGGCTTAAGTAGAGGGAACGCTTTACACTCTTCTGTTGTATTGATTGCTATTCTATTAGGAACCGTTTTCTTCTCCTATTTATTTGAAGCATTTCTTGGGACTATGCAAGCTTCTAGTCCTGAAGAGATATTGATGAAAATTGCTCCTGTTGGTTGGGTTTTAGTTGGCCTATCAACGGTAGAATTTTTGGCTACCCTTGGGACTCGTTTTTATCCAACTAAGTTAATCAGTGCCCAGTTTTCAATCCCTAAGCTGATTTCTTTTAAATATTTAGCATCAAACTTTAAAGCAATGAGGTCCAATGAAATTGTTTGGTATTCTATTTTGGGTACAGCAATATTTTGGGGAATGTCCCAAAATTTAGTTGCCGTTATTCCTGCTCATGCAAAAGTCAATTTCGGTGTTGAAAGTCCACTAGTTGTAAATGCAATGTTGGCATCTTCAGTCATTGGAATAATGATTGGTGCATTCCTTTCTGGAAGAAAGAGTTTGAATTTTATTCGTATTAATAATATATATACAGGTTCGATTCTGATTACAGTTTGTGCAATTTTGGTTCCTGTCATTTCTAGCCTTACATTTATTCCCAACTCGACCGCACTTATTTTGGTGACCTCAGTCATACTATTATTTGGCGTTGGTGCAGGAATGATGATTGTTCCACTTAATGCTTTGATGCAAGCCCACTCGCCAGAAGATGGTTTAGGCAGTATGCTTGCAGGCAAGAACTGGCTTCAAAATATAGCTATGATCAGTCTTTTAATTTTTACAGTTATTCTAGCTAACCTTAGTTTTGGTAGTGAATTTATTCTCTACTTTAATGCATTCATTGCGGTCGCAGGTTTTAGCATTGTTCTGAAAAAACTCAAAGCTATTCTCTAGCTATGCGTCAACTGGCTGGCCTCCTATTGTTTGGATGGCGTTATCGATTAAAGGTGAGCGGCATAGATAACATTCCTAAAGATGGGCCTGTATTGCTTCTAGGTAATCACATTAGTTATATTGATTTTGCATTAATTCAGTGGGCGACACCAAGGACAATAAGATTTGTAGTGCATGATGATTATTACAGTAAGCCAATCTTTAATTGGATTCTTAGAGGAGTTGGAGCAGTTTCAATAAGACCTGAGAATAGCAGAAATGCCATGCAAAACATTATAAATTTATTAAACGATGACTGTGCTGTTTGTTTATTTCCTGAGGGTCATGTTTCAACTAGTGGAGAGTTAAGTGACTTAAAAAGAGGCTTTGAAAAAGTTTTATCTCAATCAAAAGAAGCTGTCATCGTTGTTCCTTTTGCTATCAAAAATATGTGGGGGAGTTTTTTTTCAAAAGCACCCAGGCCAGTTAAAAAGAGAATAAAGTTTAGGCTTCGTCGCGAAGTCAATGTCAAAATTGGAACTGGTTTGAATTCAAATACGACCAAAGAGGAAGTTAAAAAGCAAATCGGTAGTTTGCTTAATTAGTGATATCATTATTTTATTATTTAAACTGGAAGAGGTATTATGAAAAAAATTATTGTAGTTGGTGCAACTGGAAGACTTGGAAGACTTGTAGTTGGAGGACTTAAAGATTATGAGGTCATTCGTGCTGGCCGCTCTGGACCAGACTTAAAAATTGATGCTTTGGACTTTGAAAGCGTGTCTGATGTATTTGCTTCGATCGGATCTTTTGATGCTCTAATTTCATGTGCTGGTGTTCGAGCCCCTTTCAAAACATTTGAGGAATTGACTATGGAAGACTTTGCTTTAGGGTTATCTAATAAGTGCTTCAGCCAACTTAATTTAGCAAAGGCAGCAATTCCTTTTTTAACTGAAAATGGATCAATCACTCTAACCAGTGGCATCATTGGTGACGAGCCAATTTTGTCAGGCTCGTGTGCAGCTGCTGCTAATGGGGCATTAAACATGTGTGTATCAACATTGGCTGCAGAGTATGCAGGTAGACTTCGAATAAATATTGTTTCGCCTTCTATTATTGAGAACTCAGTTGAGGACTATGGAATGGTCTTTGATGGCTTTGAGCCGACATCTGAAAAACGTATTATTGAGGCATATAGGAGAACTATTTCTGCACCTATAAGTGGAAGGGTGCTTTGTCAAACACGCTCACTCTAAACAACTAATATATTTATATTAATTAAAATAATTCAACAAATCTCTCTAATTTTTTTAACTTGAGTTTTGACTTGCTCTTAGTTAACATGAATTTAGATTTCTTTTAAATTCTAAATTTATCATAAGATTTATATGTCAGATCATCAGCACAGAAGGAGAGTGGGTGGACGGTCAGCAAAAATTGCTGATCGAAAAAAAGCTGAACAAATTGAACCTCCTAGGTATTTAACACGAAATATCAAGTGTTACGACATGCTCAGTGAAGAAGAGCTGTCAAAGATTGATGATCATGTTGACTGGATTCTTAAAGAGGTTGGCCTTGAGTTTTGGGATGACGAAGAGTCATTAAACTTATTTAAAGAAGCAGGTGCAACCGTTAAAGGAACCCTTGTAAAGTTTGATAAAGGTCTTATCCAAAGCCTTTGTAAAACTGCTCCCAGTGAGTTTGAAATGCTCGCAAGAAACCCTAAAAGATCAACCATATTTGGGGGTAATA
This sequence is a window from Candidatus Pseudothioglobus singularis PS1. Protein-coding genes within it:
- a CDS encoding phosphoribosylanthranilate isomerase, whose translation is MTKVKICGFTEPNNARDAALAGVDAIGLVFYDKSPRNVDIHSAQKIIEALPPFINRVGLFVNANPSFIDEILCEVPLDTLQFHGDESVLDCAQYQMPFIKSLRVKPDTNVKEIAENFSSASALLLDSFSPSSYGGTGESFDWSLARVKISLPIILAGGLTVDNVADAIKQVNPYAVDASSGVESAPGVKDIDKIEAFIRHTNS
- the topA gene encoding type I DNA topoisomerase; protein product: MSKNLVIVESPAKAKTIEKFLGADYVVKSSIGHIRDMPKKDMGVNIENDFQPTYAISADKKKVVADLKKSAKTAEKIYLATDEDREGEAIAWHLQQALSLAEDTPRIVFHEITKGAITDAISNPRTINTDLVNAQQARRIIDRLVGFEISPVLWRKISGARSAGRVQSPVVRLVVEREREISAHSPVSTYKVKANLVNKTSQSLEVKLGKDFDSREEALAFAEALLKSTLIVESIDTKPSKRSPKAPFITSTLQQEASQKLGFSVKQTMSIAQNLYREGAITYMRTDSLNLSEVAISAAQDEIISKYGKDFHQARRYKTSSTGAQEAHEAIRPTDLTKPTILGLDDQSAKLYSLIYKRTLASQMSDAQLQKTKINISISERSENFIADGEILSFAGFLEVYDYIAAEDKLLPEVSKGDELTLMDMSSRESFSRAKPRYTEASLVKEIEQMGIGRPSTFATMITTVQDRNYVVKDTREGAQREYQMIEIADGVISQLTQTENTGAEKNKLFPTNVAYLLVDFLVKNFRNIIGYEFTANLESDFDLIAEESKPWAGVIRNFYEPFHEQIELAKDISRDETHGKRDLGEDPVSGKPVSVRFGRYGAYAQIGTQDDEEKPTFASLRTGQDIENISLDEAIELFKMPRTVGETDGGEVIKANYGRFGPYIQYGKKYVSLKEVSPEEVSLETALELIAAKEKFDAERIIKVFEDSEIQVLNGRFGPYIWNGKKRGKGQKNVTVQKVFGDKEPADLSLEECKKAIEGKIKAKKAKAKKSKKKAPAKKKASS
- a CDS encoding DUF494 family protein gives rise to the protein MTNNILDVLTFMFDFLFESAEQDSTQELDDDLLKTHLSEAGFDSDRIEKALVWLENIAALQDGKIASFNTVHNSMRIYNDLEKTKLDSRARGFIMFMENMGQLNASQREIVIDQVMSLEDSKLSIDDLKWVVMMVIGNSAESAVPSQWIESIVFYDDNPTLQ
- the trpB gene encoding tryptophan synthase subunit beta, which translates into the protein MSYNLPDEKGHFDQYGGIFVAETLMTAVTELKEAYEKFKDDPDFLKEFEDDLKHYVGRKTPLYFAENLTKKIGGAKIYLKREDLNHTGAHKINNTIGQALLAKRMGKTRIIAETGAGQHGVASATIAARLGLECVVYMGEVDVVRQVQNVYRMKLLGATVVPVSSGSKTLKDALNEAMRDWVTNIDDTYYIIGTVAGPHPYPMLVRDFQSVIGKEAKEQFDDQVGGLPDAVIACVGGGSNAIGLFYPFIEDTSVKIIGVEAGGRGIDLGPDAHAAPLTAGSVGVLHGNRTYLMENDDGQIIEGHSISAGLDYPGVGPEHAYLKDIGRAEYVAITDKEALEAFHLLTEVEGIIPALEPSHAIAYAVKLAKEWSSDKSIIINLSGRGDKDMQTIAEVEGIEF
- the rnpA gene encoding ribonuclease P protein component, whose product is MSSSLAHSVRITNAKEFAHVFKKGFHSQSKFWKIVANDSGNGFSRLGLAISKKEYKRAVDRNLFKRLARETFRKNQDNLDHLDFVVMAKKSKSKNNSELTLDLITLMKNAKTKAKTQ
- the rpmH gene encoding 50S ribosomal protein L34; this encodes MKRTFQPSVLKRKRNHGFRARMKTRSGRAILSARRKKGRKRLAA